In Kiritimatiellia bacterium, the sequence ACCAATGACACAGCGATGCCGTTCGGCGATCTGACGGTGGGAAATTCACGAAGTGAGCAGATCCGGATCGCCAACATCAGCGCGGACCGTCCGTTGGAGATTTTCGGTATCGGCCTGTTCAGTGCTGATGCCTCGGAGGCCGGGGGGTTGACGGTTGACTCGGTGCCGAAGTTCCGCCAGACCGACCGCCCTCGTGAGCCTTATCATCCGCACATTCTTATCGTAGGTTTCAAAGATGGAATTCAGGCGGCTCAACGGGACGCGATTCATCGTCGGATTGGCGCGGAGAGGCTGCGGCGTTTTCGACGGATTGCGGCCGATGTTGTGGAGTTGAACAAACAAGCGGACATTCACGCCGTCCGAAAACAGTATCTCGCGGATCCTGCGGTCGCCTACGCGGACCTCAACTACTTGGTGTCCACCCTCATAATTCCAAACGATCCGCTCTTCGGGCAGCTTTGGGGCCTCCGAAACGTGGGTCAGACGGGGGGAATGCCCGGCGCGGATATTCGCGCGCCCGCTGCATGGTCGCTTGTGCGGGGCGGGAGCAACGTCATCGTGGCCGTTATCGATACGGGGATCGATTACTCCCATCCGGATCTAGTGGAGAACATGTGGCGAAATCCAGGCGAAATTCCGGACAACGGGGTTGATGACGATGCGAACGGCGTTATTGACGATGTGTACGGTGCACGATGGACCTCCGGGACCGGTGTGCCCGTCAGCGGAGATCCGATGGACGACAACGCCCATGGCACACACGTTGCCGGCACGATCGGCGCGAGGGGCGACAATGGGATCGGCGTGGTCGGCGTCAACTGGCGTGCGCGAATGATGGCGCTAAAATTTCTGAATCAATCGGGTGCGGGGTACACGGCGGACGCCGTCGCGGCTCTTGAATACGCGATCGACATGGGCGCCCGAATTTCGAACAACTCGTGGGGCGGCGGGGGCTGGTCCCACGCGCTCAAAAACATGATCGATGCGGCTTCAGCGGCAGGGCACCTCTTCGTTGCCGCGGCAGGAAACTCCAATTCTGACAATGATGTAGCTCCTTCCTACCCGGCTTCCTATCCCTGCTCAAATATTTTGGCGGTCGCCAGCAGCGACCATAACGACCAACGTTCGGCGTTTTCTTCCTATGGCCGGACTACCGTCCATCTTGCGGCGCCCGGGTCCACGATCCTGAGTACCGTACCTGGTGGAGGGTACACGAATTTTAGCGGCACTTCGATGGCCACGCCCCATGTCGCAGGGGCTGCCGCGCTGATCTGGTCACTCAATCCGCTTCTCTCCGATCAGGCCGTAAAGGAGGCGATCATAAGCGGCGTGGATGTTTTGCCGGAGTGGACGAACCGCGTGTTGTCGGGAGGTCGCCTCAATCTTGAAAGGGCGTTGCGCCGAATTTCCCCCCATTTCCATATCGAAGGCGCTGAGATTCTTCCCGCCATAGTGCCGCCGGGGGGCGAACTGCCGCTCACGGTCCATTATGCGCCTCGAACCCCCGGCAGCCACACGGGCCGGGTGTGGATTCTGTCGAATGATCGGTTTTCTCCGACAACCACCGTCTGGCTAGCCGGTTCGGGATTGCCCGACGCTCTGAACATTTCACCGCCGGGCGGAGCGCTTATGAGAGGTCCGGAAGGCGGCCCGTTCTCTCCGCCATCCATCATCTACAGGCTGTCGAACCAGGGTACTTCGCCGATCTCTTGGTCAGCATCCGCCTCCGCCAACTGGATGAGTGTCTCACCCTCTGAAGGGCTGCTGGAGCCACTGCAGACCTCGAGTGTCCAGATTACGATCGCGCCCTCGGCCTTTTCGCTTTTGCCTGGAAGCTATGGCGGTTCGGTTGAATTCGTCAATCAGTCGTCCGGAGTGACCAACATCAGGGAAGTCCTGCTGTTGGTTGAGCCGCAACTGTGCGACGCCGTGGACGCCTGCGAAATGGTATGGTCTTCCGGAGGGGCGGTCCGCTGGATTGCGCAAACCAACGTGTCAGCCGACGGGGTCGATGCCGCAGAGAGCGGCGCGATCGGAGATGATGAAGCCAGTTGGATTGAGACAACAGTGGAAGGCCCGGGGATCTTGTCGTTCGATTGGAAGGTCTCTTCGGAGGAGGGCTATGATTTCCTCAACTTTGAGGTCAATGGGATTACGCGGGCCAGCATCAGCGGCGAGAATGATTGGGAAACACGCCATGTTGAGCTCTCCAATGGGGTTCACGAGTTGCGATGGACCTATGTAAAGGATTTCAGCATTGCATGGGGTGAAGATCGCGGATGGCTCGACCGGGTTGTCTTTCGCCGTTATATCTTTGCGCCCGCATCAGACCACGCTGGCAATTACGGCGCGGCTCCGTCCAATTTCACGCACGGCGCGAACCAGGGGCGCGGCTTTGGTCCGTGGGTCATCGACTCCAGCGGGAATGCCACCGCGGATCTCTTCAACTCGAGCGCGGCGAGTGCCAACATCAATTCAGAAAATGGCGCGGCTTTTCGCTTCTTCGGCGGGGCGGGCGGCGCTTTCGTAAATGCGATTCGAACCTTCGGGTCGCCGCTCAGGTCCGGGGATACATTCAGCGTGACTATCGCATACAACTGGAACGGCGGCGCCCGCGGCTTGAGCCTGTTGGCGAACAACGATGAAGAGCTGTTCAACGTCAATTTCGGACCGGGTGACCTCCTGACTTTCAGGTGGACAAACGGGTCTCCAATCCATCTCTCGACCTACTGGTCGCCCACCACGATTCTCCGAATTGCCGCAACGCAACTTGGCAGCAATCAGCTCACCGTTTCATTGGCGCGCAACGACGGTTTTCAAACGAATCTGTTGTCCAGCAGTCTATTATATCCTGCGGCCAAGGTCAGGTTCTACAACGGTGGTCACCCGGGCGATAACATCCGATATGCGCTATTCGCAAACTATCTTGGGATCGCCCGCTCTAATGCCCATGACGCCGACCAAGATGGTCTGCCGGATTGGTGGGAGTCGGAGTATTTTGGAAATCCGACCAACGCGAGCCCCGATGCGCTCGCCGCGGAAGGTTCCTACACGTTGCTCGAGGCGTGGGTGGCCGATTTGAATCCGCTGGATCCGGCGGCCTCCTTCCCGCGAGCCGGCATAACGCTGGGCCCCGACTCGAGCCCTCGCGTTTGGATTGAACCGACCTCGGTCCAACGGCTCTACGGGGTCGATTCGACAACAAATCTGGCGACGCCGATTTGGATTCCGCATCTGCCGATGGCCACGGGCACAGGCGGTTCGGTGACGATTCCCGTCACCCATGAGGAACCAGCCCGCGTGTATCGAGCCACCATCCGCCTGCCCTAAGGTCGGACCACGGCGTTGATGGGGCCGGTGCTCGAATCAAAAGGCGTAAAGGATGCCGAGGCCAATCCCGTAGGAATCAAGGGGGAATTCGCCGAAGGCGAACGGCTCATCGGCATTTTTGCTGTAGTACGCCTTGGCGTCGACTGTGGCGTTGAGAATCGCGCGGGTGTAAACGTTCAGCGAGAAGTTTTCGGAGAGCGAGATGTCGATACCCAGTCCCACCACGGCAGCCAGCGGATCATCTATATCCATGACGCGACGACCAAAGGGTCCGGCCCGACGCCACGATTCGTCAGCCTCGAATTCGGTGGAAAAGAGACCGATTCCCAGTTCGGCGAAGGGTGAGATCCGCTCTTCCACCTTCATGCGGCCAATTGCGTAAACGATTGGTCCGTAAAGATTGATATATCCGTCAGACCCATCCTCGTCCCGAGTGTCAATATCCATTTCGTCATAGGACAGCCCGACGCCGAAATGTTTGTGGAAAAAATACTGCGCGTAGATTCGGGTAGGCATGTAGTTCTGGTCGACTTCCAATTCACTGATGGTCCCGATGAAACGACCCGAATACGAGGTCGGGCGGGACGGGTCGGCAAAAGGGTTGAGCGTTCCTTTACGCGTATCCTCGGCGAGCCAAATGTGGAGAGCCCGAGTTCCGACTTCCAAATTCTCCCACCATCGGGCGGCTTGTTCAGTTTCTTGAGCTTTCGCCGCGAAAAAGCCGGCAAGATAGATGGCGAAGATCCGAAAAATACGAGTCGACATTTGAAGCCTCCGTGAAAAGATCTCAGTGGGTGTAATGTCTCCTTTCGAATTTGGCAAGAAACCATTGCATGATGACGTTCAAACCAGCCCCAACTGATGGGACCTTCTACCGACTTTCCGAGGCGGAATGGACCGCCCGTCGGGCAGCTCATGAGGAACGGCTGCGGCCGGTGGTCGAACCTCATCTCGCGAGGCAATCCCGCCATGAATCGCACCCGGTAATCGATTTCCTATTTCAGTATTACGGGTATCGGGCGTCGGCGCTCCTGCGCTGGAGCCCGGGACTCGGCGTGATTCTAGAAGGGGATCGAGCCCGTGAGTTTTTGCGGGACCCTCGGTATGAAGAACGCGATGGCGGAGTTGCCCTCAGGAGTCCACGCTTCTCGCCCACTCGTCTCGAGGGGATCCGTTGGATATTGAATCTGCTTGAGACGACGGCGAGCCGGCCGCCGCGTTTCGGATGTTTCGGCATGCATGAATGGGCGATGGTCTACCGCGCTTCTTCTCGCCGCCATTCGGGTGTCCCGCTAAGGATGGGGGACGACGAACTGGCAAAATTCGTCGAGGTGCAGCGCATCGCTTGTTCCCATTACGATGCATTTCGCTTTTTCACCCCCGCGGCGCGTCCGCTCAACCGGTTGCAGCCCTCTGCGCAAAATCGAATCGAGCTCGAACAGCGCGGCTGCCTCCACACCAACATGGATTTATACAAATGGGCGATGAAAATTTGGCCCTGGGTCGAATCGGAGCTGGTCGGCGACGCATTCCTGTTGGCTCTCGAAATCCGAGAGCTTGACATGCGCGCAAGCCCCTACGATCTGAGTCGATATGGTTATGCCCCCGTACGGATTGAGACGCCCGAGGGACGACTAGAGTATTCCCGTTTGCAGCAGCATCTCGCTGAAAAGGCCGTTCCTGTTCGTCTGCGGCTCATTGACGCCTACTGCAAGGTCTTGAATTCGACGACACCCAACGTCGAGTACGCCGGATCGTGCTGTGGCGAATCCCTGAGTGGGACTGCCTAGCCGTCCAACTCACTTCGGCAAGGCCGGCGAGCCCTCAACCGCTGCAGAAGCAGTCAGGAATTTTGGGGGCTCTCCATCGGCCGAGGATTGAGGTGGTCCGTCCCGTCGGGCCGGCCGACATCCTCCTCTTCGCCTTCTCGGACTAGACGCGCACTGTTGAAGACAACAATCATCGAACCGGCATTGTGAGTGAGGGCGGCCAGGATGGGATGCATCCAGCCAAGGCCGGACAGAGAGAGTCCCACGGCGATGAAGACCAGACCGATGGCGAGATTTTGATAGACGACCTTGCGGGCCGAGCGGGACAGTCGAATCAGGAAGGGGATGCGCCGAAGATCGTTGCTCATGAGGGCAATCGCCGCACTGTGAATCGCCACGTCGCGCCCGGCGACCCCCATCGCAATGCCAGTATCGCTTG encodes:
- a CDS encoding 3-methyladenine DNA glycosylase — protein: MMTFKPAPTDGTFYRLSEAEWTARRAAHEERLRPVVEPHLARQSRHESHPVIDFLFQYYGYRASALLRWSPGLGVILEGDRAREFLRDPRYEERDGGVALRSPRFSPTRLEGIRWILNLLETTASRPPRFGCFGMHEWAMVYRASSRRHSGVPLRMGDDELAKFVEVQRIACSHYDAFRFFTPAARPLNRLQPSAQNRIELEQRGCLHTNMDLYKWAMKIWPWVESELVGDAFLLALEIRELDMRASPYDLSRYGYAPVRIETPEGRLEYSRLQQHLAEKAVPVRLRLIDAYCKVLNSTTPNVEYAGSCCGESLSGTA